Proteins from a single region of Streptomyces glaucescens:
- a CDS encoding FAD binding domain-containing protein encodes MTTHAPQAAQAVTLPATLDEAVAALTAMPAAVPVAGGTDLMTAVNSGQLRPAGLVGLGRISEIRGWQYLDGHALLGAGLTHARMGRPDFAALIPALAAAARAAGPPHIRNAGTLGGNIASAAPTGDALPVLAALEATLIIAGPGGARREIPVSHLLAGMDMLRGGELIGYVRVPLLHAPQVFLKATGRTGPGRAVASVALVLDPARRGVRCAVGAIAPMPLRPLEAEQWVARLIDWDNDRAIVPEALRAFGEYVAAACIPDPAPAEDGSVPPLPPAVLHLRRTVAALARRALGRALS; translated from the coding sequence TTGACCACGCACGCACCGCAGGCGGCGCAGGCCGTCACCCTGCCCGCCACGCTCGACGAGGCCGTGGCGGCGCTCACCGCGATGCCCGCCGCGGTCCCGGTGGCGGGCGGCACCGACCTGATGACCGCCGTCAACTCCGGTCAGCTCCGGCCCGCCGGGCTGGTCGGCCTCGGGCGCATCAGCGAGATCCGCGGCTGGCAGTACCTGGACGGCCACGCCCTGCTCGGCGCGGGCCTCACGCACGCGCGCATGGGCCGCCCCGACTTCGCCGCCCTCATCCCCGCGCTCGCCGCGGCCGCGCGCGCCGCCGGACCGCCGCACATCCGCAACGCGGGCACCCTGGGCGGCAACATCGCCTCCGCCGCCCCCACCGGCGACGCGCTGCCGGTGCTGGCCGCCCTGGAGGCCACGCTGATCATCGCCGGCCCGGGCGGGGCCCGCCGGGAGATCCCCGTGTCGCACCTGCTGGCCGGGATGGACATGCTGCGCGGCGGCGAGCTCATCGGCTACGTGCGGGTGCCGCTGCTGCACGCCCCGCAGGTCTTCCTGAAGGCGACCGGGCGCACCGGCCCCGGCCGTGCCGTCGCCTCGGTCGCCCTGGTCCTCGACCCCGCGCGGCGCGGGGTGCGGTGCGCCGTGGGCGCCATAGCGCCGATGCCGCTGCGGCCCCTGGAGGCCGAGCAGTGGGTCGCCCGGCTCATCGACTGGGACAACGACCGGGCGATTGTCCCGGAGGCGCTGCGGGCCTTCGGCGAGTACGTCGCCGCGGCCTGCATCCCCGACCCGGCGCCGGCCGAGGACGGCAGCGTGCCGCCCCTGCCGCCCGCCGTACTGCACCTGCGGCGCACCGTCGCCGCGCTGGCCCGACGAGCACTGGGGAGGGCGCTGTCGTGA
- a CDS encoding beta-N-acetylhexosaminidase, with protein sequence MDFEDLIPAPREGRRVPPERGTLALDEATALHAAPGTERVAHWLRGTLGAATGLPLAEGREGRAESGIVLRVDPELAPEAYRLAVDGHAVRIDGGSAAGVFWGAQTLRQLLGADAFRRAPVDPARRTWDVPAVVIEDAPRFRWRGLMLDVARHFLPKDGVLRYLDLMAAHKLNVLHFHLTDDQGWRIEIRKYPRLTEVGSWRARTRFGHRASPLWERKPHGGHYTQDDIREIVAYAAERHITVVPEIDVPGHSQAAIAAYPELGNTDVVDTTALSVWDDWGISPNVLAPTDTTLRFYEGVFEEVLELFPSRFVHVGGDECPRDQWRHSATAQARVKELGLAGEEELQAWFTRHFDRWLTARGRRLIGWDEILEGGLAPGAAVSSWRGYAGGVTAARAGHDVVMCPEQQVYLDHRQDAGADEPVPIGYVRTLEDVFRFEPVPPELTPEEARHVLGTQANVWTEVMEDAARVDYQVFPRLAAFAEVAWSALPAPAERDFAGFQRRMTAHYRRLDALGVAYRPPTGPRPWQRRPGVLGRPVDGPPPNR encoded by the coding sequence ATGGACTTCGAGGATCTGATCCCGGCTCCCCGCGAGGGCCGGCGGGTGCCGCCCGAGCGGGGGACCCTCGCGCTGGACGAGGCGACGGCGCTGCACGCCGCACCCGGCACCGAGCGGGTGGCGCACTGGCTGCGCGGCACCCTGGGCGCCGCCACCGGACTGCCCCTCGCCGAGGGCCGCGAGGGCCGTGCGGAGAGCGGCATCGTGCTGCGGGTGGACCCGGAGCTGGCACCCGAGGCGTACCGCCTGGCCGTCGACGGGCACGCGGTCCGCATCGACGGGGGCAGCGCGGCCGGCGTCTTCTGGGGCGCGCAGACGCTCCGTCAGCTGCTGGGCGCCGACGCCTTCCGGCGGGCACCGGTCGACCCGGCCCGCCGGACGTGGGACGTGCCCGCGGTCGTGATCGAGGACGCCCCCCGGTTCCGCTGGCGCGGCCTGATGCTCGACGTCGCCCGGCACTTCCTGCCCAAGGACGGTGTGCTGCGCTATCTCGACCTGATGGCCGCGCACAAACTCAACGTCCTCCACTTCCACCTCACCGACGACCAGGGCTGGCGGATCGAGATCCGCAAGTACCCCCGGCTGACCGAGGTCGGCTCCTGGCGGGCGCGGACGAGATTCGGTCACCGCGCCTCACCGCTGTGGGAGCGGAAGCCCCACGGTGGCCACTACACCCAGGACGACATCCGCGAAATCGTCGCCTACGCCGCCGAGCGGCACATCACCGTCGTCCCGGAAATCGACGTGCCGGGCCACTCGCAGGCCGCCATCGCCGCGTATCCGGAACTCGGGAACACCGACGTCGTCGACACCACCGCGCTCTCCGTCTGGGACGACTGGGGAATCTCCCCCAACGTACTCGCGCCCACCGACACCACCCTGCGCTTCTACGAGGGGGTCTTCGAGGAAGTCCTGGAACTGTTCCCCTCGCGGTTCGTCCACGTCGGCGGCGACGAGTGCCCGAGGGACCAGTGGCGGCACTCCGCCACGGCACAGGCGCGCGTGAAGGAACTCGGACTCGCCGGGGAGGAGGAACTCCAGGCCTGGTTCACCCGCCACTTCGACCGGTGGCTGACCGCGCGGGGGCGCCGGCTCATCGGCTGGGACGAGATCCTGGAGGGCGGCCTCGCGCCCGGTGCGGCCGTGTCGTCGTGGCGCGGCTACGCGGGCGGCGTGACGGCCGCGCGCGCGGGCCACGACGTGGTCATGTGCCCGGAACAGCAGGTCTACCTGGACCACCGGCAGGACGCGGGCGCCGACGAGCCGGTCCCCATCGGCTACGTGCGCACCCTGGAGGACGTCTTCCGGTTCGAGCCGGTGCCACCGGAGCTGACGCCCGAGGAAGCCCGGCACGTGCTGGGCACCCAGGCCAACGTGTGGACCGAGGTGATGGAGGACGCCGCGCGCGTGGACTACCAGGTCTTCCCGCGGCTCGCCGCCTTCGCCGAGGTCGCCTGGAGCGCGCTGCCCGCCCCGGCCGAGCGGGACTTCGCCGGTTTCCAGCGGCGGATGACCGCCCACTACCGGCGGCTCGACGCCCTGGGCGTGGCCTACCGGCCGCCCACCGGACCGCGGCCGTGGCAGCGGCGGCCGGGCGTGCTCGGGCGCCCCGTCGACGGCCCGCCGCCGAACAGGTAA
- a CDS encoding carbohydrate ABC transporter permease, with protein sequence MKPVRVLVRRPWRAAAEASALLVAAVVAFPLYWMVLSAFRPAGEIESDEPRPWTLAPTLDSFRRVFGQQDFGRYFLNSLLVAGTVVIASALIAFLAATAVTRFRFRFRTTLLILFLVAQMVPVEALTIPLFFLMRDAGRLNTLASLILPHIAFSLPFAIWMLRGFVKAVPEALEEAAYIDGASRTRFMWRILFPLVFPGLVATSVFSFISTWNDFLFAKSFIISDTSQSTLPMALLVFYDPDDPDWGGVMAASTVMTVPVLIFFVLVQRRLVSGLAGAVKD encoded by the coding sequence GTGAAACCCGTACGGGTTCTCGTACGGCGCCCCTGGCGGGCGGCCGCCGAGGCGTCGGCGCTGCTGGTGGCGGCCGTGGTGGCGTTCCCGCTGTACTGGATGGTGCTGAGCGCCTTCCGGCCGGCCGGGGAGATCGAATCGGACGAGCCGCGGCCCTGGACGCTCGCGCCCACACTGGATTCCTTCCGGCGGGTCTTCGGGCAGCAGGATTTCGGCCGCTACTTCCTCAACAGCCTGCTCGTCGCCGGCACCGTGGTGATCGCCTCGGCGCTGATCGCGTTCCTCGCGGCGACCGCCGTGACCCGATTCCGCTTCCGATTCCGGACCACCTTGCTGATCCTGTTCCTGGTGGCCCAGATGGTGCCCGTGGAAGCGCTCACCATCCCCCTGTTCTTCCTCATGCGGGACGCCGGCCGGCTGAACACCCTGGCGTCACTGATCCTGCCGCACATCGCCTTCTCGCTGCCGTTCGCCATCTGGATGCTGCGCGGGTTCGTGAAGGCGGTCCCGGAGGCGCTGGAGGAGGCCGCGTACATCGACGGGGCGAGCCGGACGCGATTCATGTGGCGCATTCTGTTCCCGCTCGTCTTCCCCGGGCTCGTGGCCACCAGTGTGTTCTCGTTCATCTCGACCTGGAACGACTTCCTGTTCGCCAAGTCGTTCATCATCAGCGACACCTCGCAGTCGACTCTGCCGATGGCGCTGCTGGTGTTCTATGACCCGGACGATCCCGACTGGGGCGGCGTGATGGCGGCGTCCACGGTGATGACGGTTCCGGTACTGATCTTCTTCGTACTCGTACAGCGACGGCTGGTCTCCGGACTGGCCGGAGCGGTGAAGGACTGA
- a CDS encoding carbohydrate ABC transporter permease translates to MSGTPAGAVRRTRSRRGPAHGTPRPWPDRSLPWIYLAPALLVLGGLLVYPVWQLGLISLLEYTQAQVSGGEPTSFRGLGNYRELFGDEQFRQVLLTTVLFAAACVGGTLAVGCGLAVLLTRVRALPRLALMLAALGAWATPAVTGSTVWLLLFDPDFGPVNRVLGLGDHSWTYGRYSAFLLVLLEVVWCSFPFVMVTVYAGIRAVPSEVLEAAALDGASQWRIWRSVLAPMLRPILAIVTIQSVIWDFKVFTQIYVMTNGGGIAGQNLVLNVYAYQRAFASSEYGLGSAIGVVMLLILLAVTLGYLRLLRRQGEVL, encoded by the coding sequence GTGAGCGGGACACCCGCGGGGGCGGTGCGCCGGACGCGGTCCCGGCGCGGCCCGGCGCACGGCACCCCGCGCCCCTGGCCGGACCGGAGCCTGCCGTGGATCTACCTCGCCCCCGCCCTCCTGGTCCTCGGCGGGCTGCTCGTCTACCCCGTCTGGCAGCTCGGGCTGATCTCGCTGCTGGAGTACACGCAGGCGCAGGTCAGCGGTGGGGAGCCGACCTCCTTCCGGGGGCTCGGGAACTACCGCGAGCTCTTCGGCGACGAGCAGTTCCGGCAGGTGCTGCTCACGACCGTGCTGTTCGCCGCCGCCTGTGTGGGCGGCACGCTCGCCGTCGGCTGCGGCCTCGCCGTGCTGCTGACCCGGGTGCGGGCGCTGCCCCGGCTGGCGCTGATGCTCGCCGCGCTGGGCGCGTGGGCCACCCCCGCGGTGACCGGGTCGACGGTGTGGCTGCTGCTGTTCGACCCGGACTTCGGGCCGGTGAACCGGGTGCTCGGCCTCGGCGACCACTCCTGGACGTACGGCCGCTACAGCGCCTTCCTGCTCGTCCTGCTCGAAGTGGTGTGGTGCTCCTTCCCGTTCGTGATGGTCACGGTGTACGCGGGCATCCGCGCCGTGCCGTCGGAGGTGCTGGAGGCCGCCGCGCTGGACGGTGCCTCGCAGTGGCGGATCTGGCGGTCCGTGCTCGCGCCGATGCTGCGGCCGATCCTGGCGATCGTCACCATCCAGTCCGTCATCTGGGACTTCAAGGTCTTCACCCAGATCTACGTCATGACGAACGGCGGCGGGATCGCCGGGCAGAACCTCGTGCTCAACGTCTACGCCTACCAACGGGCCTTCGCCTCCTCCGAGTACGGCCTCGGTTCGGCGATCGGCGTGGTGATGCTGCTGATCCTGCTCGCGGTGACGCTCGGGTACCTGCGGCTGCTGCGCCGGCAGGGGGAGGTGCTGTGA
- a CDS encoding extracellular solute-binding protein gives MKLPARLAVLLAVLAVTACAPRTADTSSGADEKTGTLRVWLFQEVDNQPKERVVDAVVDRFEEAHDGTEVQVEYIPVETRAQRVKAAFNDPASAPDVIEYGNTDTAGYVRDGGLADVTRAFTAWDEAKDTDPAARQSVTVGGKVYGAPFFVGVRALYYRTDVFAELGLRVPRTQDELAGAARTIRAARPDLYGLVVGGAYTYGALPFVWAHGGELATGADGSYTAALDSPAARRGIAAYTALFGDHNCPAAKCAGMTGNDTITAFAAGRAGMAIGGDFSHAAVEAGAVKGKYAVVPLPGVAPGEIAPAFAGGNNIGVLRSTSHRTLAVDLMKRLASKDTQGELFDAMGFLPTFTDVRREAAAREPFVEPFVRTLAAGAKSVPASPAWARIDSSQVLPTMFQEIVSGRKDVRTASRDAARRMNDMFGAAG, from the coding sequence ATGAAGCTCCCCGCCCGGCTGGCCGTGCTCCTCGCCGTCCTGGCCGTCACCGCCTGCGCCCCCCGGACCGCCGACACCTCCTCCGGCGCGGACGAGAAGACCGGCACCCTGCGGGTCTGGCTCTTCCAGGAGGTCGACAACCAGCCCAAGGAACGGGTCGTCGACGCGGTCGTGGACCGCTTCGAGGAGGCCCACGACGGCACCGAGGTGCAGGTCGAGTACATCCCCGTCGAGACCCGCGCCCAGCGCGTCAAGGCCGCCTTCAACGACCCCGCGTCCGCCCCCGACGTCATCGAGTACGGCAACACCGACACCGCCGGGTACGTGCGGGACGGCGGACTGGCCGACGTCACCCGGGCCTTCACCGCCTGGGACGAGGCGAAGGACACCGACCCGGCCGCCCGGCAGTCCGTCACGGTCGGCGGCAAGGTCTACGGCGCCCCGTTCTTCGTCGGTGTCCGCGCGCTCTACTACCGCACCGACGTCTTCGCGGAGCTCGGCCTGCGAGTGCCGCGGACCCAGGACGAACTCGCCGGGGCCGCACGGACGATCCGCGCCGCCCGGCCGGACCTGTACGGCCTCGTCGTCGGCGGCGCCTACACCTACGGCGCCCTGCCGTTCGTGTGGGCCCACGGCGGTGAACTCGCCACCGGCGCGGACGGCTCGTACACCGCCGCCCTCGACAGTCCCGCCGCACGGCGCGGCATCGCGGCCTACACCGCCCTCTTCGGCGACCACAACTGCCCCGCCGCCAAGTGCGCCGGCATGACCGGCAACGACACGATCACCGCCTTCGCCGCCGGCCGGGCGGGCATGGCGATCGGCGGGGACTTCAGCCACGCGGCCGTCGAGGCCGGCGCCGTCAAGGGCAAGTACGCCGTCGTACCGCTCCCCGGAGTGGCGCCCGGCGAGATCGCGCCCGCCTTCGCGGGCGGCAACAACATCGGCGTCCTGAGGAGCACCTCGCACCGCACCCTCGCCGTCGACCTGATGAAGCGGCTCGCCTCCAAGGACACCCAGGGCGAACTCTTCGACGCCATGGGCTTCCTGCCCACCTTCACCGACGTCCGGCGCGAGGCGGCGGCCAGGGAACCGTTCGTGGAGCCGTTCGTGCGGACCCTGGCCGCCGGGGCGAAGTCCGTGCCCGCCTCGCCCGCCTGGGCGCGCATCGACTCCTCACAGGTGCTCCCGACGATGTTCCAGGAGATCGTCAGCGGGCGGAAGGACGTGCGGACGGCGTCACGCGACGCGGCGCGGCGCATGAACGACATGTTCGGCGCCGCCGGGTGA
- a CDS encoding DUF3039 domain-containing protein, translated as MSTLEPERGTGTGTLVEPTPQVSHGDGDHERFAHYVQKDKIMASALDGTPVVALCGKVWVPGRDPKKYPVCPMCKEIYESMGAGGDDKGKGDK; from the coding sequence ATGAGCACTCTCGAGCCCGAGCGCGGGACTGGTACGGGGACCCTCGTAGAGCCGACGCCGCAGGTGTCGCACGGCGACGGTGATCACGAGCGCTTCGCCCACTACGTCCAGAAGGACAAGATCATGGCGAGCGCCCTCGACGGCACCCCCGTCGTGGCGCTGTGCGGCAAGGTGTGGGTGCCGGGCCGCGACCCGAAGAAGTACCCCGTGTGTCCCATGTGCAAGGAGATCTACGAGTCCATGGGCGCCGGCGGTGACGACAAGGGCAAGGGCGACAAGTAA
- a CDS encoding YqgE/AlgH family protein, which yields MTEVSSLTGRLLVATPALADPNFDRAVVLLLDHDEEGSLGVVLNRPTPVGVGDILEGWADLAGEPGVVFQGGPVSLDSALGVAVVPGGASGEAAPLGWRRVHGAIGLVDLEAPPELLASALGSLRIFAGYAGWGPGQLEDELVDGAWYVVESEPGDVSCPAPERLWREVLRRQRNELAMVATYPDDPSLN from the coding sequence ATGACCGAGGTGTCCTCGCTCACAGGGCGGCTGCTCGTGGCCACCCCCGCCCTGGCGGACCCGAACTTCGACCGTGCGGTGGTGCTCCTCCTCGACCACGACGAGGAGGGCTCCCTCGGTGTCGTCCTCAACCGTCCGACGCCGGTGGGCGTGGGCGACATCCTGGAGGGCTGGGCGGACCTGGCGGGCGAGCCCGGTGTGGTCTTCCAGGGCGGCCCGGTGTCGCTGGACTCGGCGCTCGGGGTCGCCGTCGTCCCGGGCGGGGCCTCGGGGGAGGCCGCCCCGCTGGGCTGGCGCCGGGTGCACGGCGCGATCGGTCTGGTGGACCTGGAGGCCCCGCCGGAGCTGCTGGCCTCCGCCCTCGGCTCGCTGCGGATCTTCGCCGGGTACGCCGGCTGGGGACCCGGACAGCTGGAGGACGAGCTGGTGGACGGGGCCTGGTACGTGGTGGAGTCCGAGCCGGGGGACGTGTCCTGCCCGGCCCCGGAGAGGCTGTGGCGCGAGGTGCTGCGCCGGCAGCGCAACGAACTGGCGATGGTGGCCACCTATCCGGACGACCCGTCGCTCAACTGA
- the murA gene encoding UDP-N-acetylglucosamine 1-carboxyvinyltransferase has protein sequence MTVNDDVLLVHGGTPLEGEIRVRGAKNLVPKAMVAALLGSAPSRLRNVPDIRDVRVVRGLLQLHGVTVRPGEEPGELVLDPTHVESANVADIDAHAGSSRIPILFCGPLLHRLGHAFIPGLGGCDIGGRPIDFHFDVLRQFGATIEKRADGQYLEAPQRLRGTKIRLPYPSVGATEQVLLTAVLAEGVTELSNAAVEPEIEDLICVLQKMGAIIAMDTDRTIRITGVDKLGGYTHRALPDRLEAASWASAALATEGDIYVRGAQQRSMMTFLNTYRKVGGAFEIDDEGIRFWHPGGQLKSIALETDVHPGFQTDWQQPLVVALTQATGLSIIHETVYESRLGFTSALNQMGAHIQLYRECLGGSDCRFGQRNFLHSAVVSGPTRLQGADLVIPDLRGGFSYLIAALAAQGTSRVHGIELINRGYENFMEKLVELGAKVELPGKPLG, from the coding sequence ATGACCGTCAACGACGATGTCCTGCTTGTCCACGGCGGAACCCCGCTGGAGGGCGAGATCCGTGTCCGCGGCGCGAAGAACCTCGTGCCGAAGGCCATGGTCGCCGCGCTGCTGGGCAGCGCCCCCAGCCGGCTGCGCAACGTTCCGGACATCCGCGACGTGCGCGTGGTCCGCGGGCTGCTCCAGCTGCACGGCGTGACGGTCCGACCGGGCGAGGAGCCGGGCGAGCTGGTGCTCGACCCGACGCACGTCGAGAGCGCCAACGTGGCCGACATCGACGCCCACGCCGGCTCCAGCCGCATCCCGATCCTCTTCTGCGGCCCGCTGCTGCACCGCCTCGGCCACGCCTTCATCCCGGGCCTCGGCGGCTGCGACATCGGCGGGCGGCCCATCGACTTCCACTTCGACGTGCTGCGCCAGTTCGGCGCCACGATCGAGAAGCGGGCCGACGGCCAGTACCTGGAGGCCCCGCAGCGACTGCGCGGCACCAAGATACGGCTGCCGTACCCGTCCGTCGGCGCGACCGAGCAGGTGCTGCTCACCGCGGTGCTCGCGGAAGGCGTGACGGAACTCTCGAACGCGGCCGTGGAGCCAGAGATCGAGGACCTGATCTGCGTCCTGCAGAAGATGGGCGCCATCATCGCGATGGACACCGACCGCACCATCCGCATCACCGGTGTGGACAAGCTGGGCGGCTACACCCACCGCGCCCTCCCGGACCGCCTGGAGGCCGCCTCCTGGGCGTCCGCGGCGCTGGCCACCGAGGGCGACATCTACGTCCGCGGCGCCCAGCAGCGCTCGATGATGACGTTCCTCAACACCTACCGGAAGGTGGGCGGCGCCTTCGAGATCGACGACGAGGGCATCCGCTTCTGGCACCCGGGCGGACAGCTCAAGTCCATCGCCCTGGAGACGGACGTGCACCCCGGCTTCCAGACCGACTGGCAGCAGCCGCTGGTCGTCGCCCTCACCCAGGCCACGGGCCTGTCCATCATCCACGAGACGGTCTACGAGTCCCGGCTCGGCTTCACCTCCGCGCTCAACCAGATGGGCGCCCACATCCAGCTCTACCGCGAGTGCCTGGGCGGCTCCGACTGCCGCTTCGGCCAGCGCAACTTCCTGCACTCCGCGGTCGTGTCAGGACCGACCCGGCTCCAGGGCGCCGACCTGGTCATCCCCGACCTGCGCGGCGGCTTCTCGTACCTGATCGCGGCCCTGGCCGCCCAGGGCACGTCCCGGGTGCACGGCATCGAACTGATCAACCGCGGCTACGAGAACTTCATGGAGAAGCTCGTGGAGCTGGGCGCCAAGGTCGAGCTGCCGGGCAAGCCCCTCGGCTGA
- a CDS encoding HU family DNA-binding protein — translation MNRSELVAALADRAEVTRKDADAVLAAFADVVGDIVSKGDEKVTIPGFLTFERTHRAARTARNPQTGEPIQIPAGYSVKVSAGSKLKEAAKGK, via the coding sequence ATGAACCGCAGTGAGCTGGTGGCCGCGCTGGCCGACCGCGCCGAGGTGACCCGCAAGGACGCCGACGCCGTCCTGGCCGCGTTCGCCGACGTCGTCGGCGACATCGTCTCCAAGGGCGACGAGAAGGTCACCATCCCCGGCTTCCTGACCTTCGAGCGCACCCACCGTGCCGCTCGCACCGCGCGCAACCCGCAGACCGGCGAGCCGATCCAGATTCCGGCCGGCTACAGCGTGAAGGTCTCCGCGGGCTCCAAGCTGAAGGAAGCCGCCAAGGGCAAGTAA
- a CDS encoding NAD-dependent malic enzyme: MATAPSVSYSMTIRLEVPASGTAVSQLTTAVESSGGSVTGLDVTASGHEKLRIDVTIAATSTAHADQIVEQLRGIEGVTLGKVSDRTFLMHLGGKIEMASKHPIRNRDDLSMVYTPGVARVCMAIAENPEDARRLTIKRNSVAVVTDGSAVLGLGNIGPKAALPVMEGKAALFKRFAGIDAWPICLDTQDTDAIVEIVKAIAPGFAGINLEDISAPRCFEIEARLREALDIPVFHDDQHGTAIVVLAALTNALRVVNKGVGDVRVVMSGAGAAGTAILKLLIAAGVKHAVVADIHGVVHAGREDLVDAAPGSALRWIADNTNPEGVTGTLKEAVRGADVFIGVSAPNVLDGDDVAAMADDAIVFALANPDPEVDPAIARQTAAVVATGRSDFPNQINNVLVFPGVFRGLLDAQSRTVNTEMMLAAAKALADVVTEDELNPNYIVPSVFNDKVAGAVAGAVRDAAKAAGATA, encoded by the coding sequence ATGGCAACGGCGCCCAGCGTCTCCTACTCGATGACCATCCGGCTGGAGGTGCCCGCGAGCGGAACCGCCGTCTCGCAGCTCACCACCGCCGTGGAGTCCTCCGGAGGCTCGGTGACCGGCCTCGACGTCACCGCGTCCGGCCACGAGAAGCTCCGTATCGACGTGACGATCGCCGCCACGTCCACCGCCCACGCCGACCAGATCGTCGAGCAGCTGCGCGGCATCGAGGGCGTCACGCTCGGCAAGGTCTCCGACCGTACGTTCCTGATGCACCTCGGCGGCAAGATCGAGATGGCGTCGAAGCACCCCATCCGCAACCGTGACGACCTCTCCATGGTCTACACGCCGGGCGTGGCCCGCGTGTGCATGGCGATCGCCGAGAACCCCGAGGACGCGCGCCGCCTCACCATCAAGCGCAACTCCGTTGCGGTCGTGACGGACGGCTCCGCCGTGCTCGGCCTCGGCAACATCGGTCCCAAGGCCGCGCTGCCCGTCATGGAGGGCAAGGCGGCCCTCTTCAAGCGCTTCGCCGGCATCGACGCCTGGCCGATCTGCCTCGACACCCAGGACACCGACGCGATCGTCGAGATCGTCAAGGCGATCGCCCCCGGCTTCGCGGGCATCAACCTCGAGGACATCTCCGCGCCCCGCTGCTTCGAGATCGAGGCCCGGCTGCGCGAGGCCCTCGACATCCCCGTCTTCCACGACGACCAGCACGGCACCGCCATCGTGGTGCTCGCCGCCCTCACCAACGCGCTGCGCGTGGTGAACAAGGGAGTCGGCGACGTCCGGGTCGTCATGTCGGGTGCCGGCGCGGCCGGCACGGCCATCCTGAAGCTGCTGATCGCGGCCGGCGTCAAGCACGCCGTCGTCGCCGACATCCACGGAGTGGTGCACGCCGGCCGCGAGGACCTGGTCGACGCCGCCCCGGGTTCGGCGCTGCGCTGGATCGCCGACAACACCAACCCCGAGGGCGTCACCGGCACCCTCAAGGAGGCCGTGCGCGGCGCCGACGTCTTCATCGGCGTCTCCGCCCCGAACGTCCTCGACGGCGACGACGTGGCCGCCATGGCCGACGACGCCATCGTGTTCGCGCTCGCGAACCCCGACCCCGAGGTCGACCCCGCAATCGCCCGTCAGACGGCCGCAGTTGTGGCCACCGGCCGCTCCGACTTCCCCAACCAGATCAACAACGTGCTGGTCTTCCCGGGCGTCTTCCGCGGCCTGCTGGACGCCCAGTCCCGCACGGTCAACACCGAGATGATGCTCGCCGCCGCCAAGGCCCTCGCGGACGTCGTCACCGAGGACGAGCTGAACCCGAACTACATCGTCCCGTCCGTCTTCAACGACAAGGTCGCGGGCGCCGTCGCGGGAGCGGTGCGGGACGCGGCGAAGGCGGCCGGAGCGACCGCCTGA